A genomic region of Candidatus Dormiibacterota bacterium contains the following coding sequences:
- the fabF gene encoding beta-ketoacyl-ACP synthase II, with translation MGMKRVVVTGVGAVTPVGLDAPSTWAAMLEGQSGVGKITLFDASEFPVQIAGEVKGFDATGRIEPKELRRMDRYAQLGLVAAQEAFADAGMTKNGLLDDVGVIFGSAAGGLGVFLEQQRILQERGLKRVSPTFIQNMLTDTASGHIAIALGLRGPNMAVVSACATGSGAVGEAFETIRRGDADAIMTGGAEAVLVPVVYAGFCAMRALAQHEDPTQASRPFDKERNGFVISEGAGALLLEELEHARQRGARIYAEVIGYGSSNDAFDMAAPAEGEGAVLTMQRALRKAEIEPERVDYINAHGTGTPMNDKFETDAIHRVFGKHADKLAVSSTKSMTGHMMGASGAVEAVVLALTIRDQVIAPTINLQTPDPECDLDYVPMQARRADIGVALSNSFGLGGHNASVIFSRYAARS, from the coding sequence CGTGACGCCCGTCGGTCTCGATGCGCCCAGTACGTGGGCCGCGATGCTGGAAGGCCAGTCCGGCGTGGGGAAGATCACCCTCTTCGACGCGAGCGAGTTTCCGGTGCAGATCGCGGGCGAGGTGAAGGGCTTCGACGCGACCGGCCGGATCGAGCCCAAGGAGCTGCGGCGCATGGACCGCTATGCGCAGCTCGGACTGGTCGCCGCCCAGGAGGCATTCGCCGATGCCGGGATGACGAAGAACGGCCTGCTCGACGACGTCGGGGTGATCTTCGGCAGCGCCGCGGGCGGGCTTGGCGTCTTCCTCGAACAGCAACGCATCCTCCAGGAGCGCGGGCTCAAGAGGGTCAGCCCCACCTTCATTCAGAACATGCTGACCGACACGGCTTCCGGGCATATCGCGATCGCGCTCGGCCTGCGTGGCCCAAACATGGCGGTGGTTTCGGCCTGCGCTACCGGCAGCGGCGCCGTAGGAGAGGCGTTCGAGACCATCCGCCGCGGCGATGCCGACGCGATCATGACCGGGGGCGCAGAAGCCGTCCTCGTTCCCGTCGTATACGCGGGGTTCTGCGCGATGCGGGCCCTGGCCCAGCATGAGGATCCCACCCAGGCATCCCGCCCGTTCGACAAGGAACGCAACGGCTTCGTGATCTCGGAGGGTGCAGGGGCCCTGCTACTCGAGGAGCTGGAACACGCCCGCCAGCGCGGAGCGCGAATCTACGCGGAGGTGATCGGCTACGGCTCCAGCAACGACGCCTTCGACATGGCGGCGCCGGCAGAAGGCGAAGGCGCCGTGCTGACCATGCAACGGGCTTTGCGCAAGGCCGAGATCGAGCCCGAGCGGGTCGACTACATCAACGCGCACGGCACCGGGACTCCGATGAACGACAAATTCGAGACCGACGCCATCCACCGCGTCTTCGGGAAGCACGCCGACAAGCTCGCGGTCAGCAGCACCAAGTCGATGACCGGCCACATGATGGGCGCCTCGGGCGCAGTCGAGGCGGTGGTGCTGGCGCTGACCATCCGCGACCAGGTGATCGCGCCAACGATCAACTTGCAGACGCCCGATCCCGAGTGTGACCTCGACTACGTTCCGATGCAGGCGCGCCGAGCCGATATCGGCGTCGCGCTGTCGAACTCTTTCGGGCTTGGCGGTCACAACGCGAGCGTGATCTTCTCGCGCTACGCGGCGCGAAGTTGA